In a genomic window of Streptomyces sp. NBC_01591:
- a CDS encoding ketoacyl-ACP synthase III family protein, whose product MRLDRLFVSGTGLALPRRRSVEEAVVEGRCDPRAARRMRMRSVCVSDGESGPELAVRAACQALRRAGARPGDIDLVLHADTYHQGHDLWAPASYVQREAVGNACPALEVRQLSNGGMAALELAASHLLADSARRGALITTGDRFCLPGFDRWNTDPGTVCGDGGTALVLSARDGFARLLSLCTVSDPGLEAMGRGDDPFSDAPLEARTPISVEKHRAVLTRELGMGELLERLLGGQRAALDRALAEAGVTKEAVDWFVLPHLGRPRMEFQFFQPLGIAPERSTWSWGSGVGHLGAGDAFAGLHHLAVEGQLRPGGLCALVSSGAGFAWTVAVLEIAGRPSTGEDEEVS is encoded by the coding sequence GTGCGGCTTGACCGTTTGTTCGTGTCCGGCACCGGACTGGCGCTGCCCCGCCGCAGGTCCGTGGAGGAGGCGGTGGTGGAGGGGCGGTGCGACCCGCGGGCGGCGCGCCGGATGCGGATGCGTTCGGTGTGCGTGTCGGATGGGGAGTCCGGCCCCGAGCTGGCGGTGCGTGCGGCCTGCCAGGCGCTGCGGCGCGCGGGCGCGCGGCCCGGCGACATCGATCTGGTGCTGCACGCGGACACCTATCACCAGGGCCACGACCTGTGGGCGCCGGCCTCCTACGTACAGCGCGAGGCCGTCGGCAACGCCTGTCCCGCCCTGGAGGTACGTCAGTTGTCCAACGGCGGGATGGCGGCGCTGGAGCTGGCCGCCTCCCACCTGCTGGCGGACTCGGCGCGGCGCGGCGCCCTGATCACCACCGGGGACCGGTTCTGCCTGCCCGGTTTCGACCGCTGGAACACCGACCCGGGCACGGTCTGCGGCGATGGCGGCACCGCCCTCGTGCTGTCCGCCCGGGACGGCTTCGCGCGGCTGCTTTCCCTGTGCACCGTCTCCGATCCGGGGCTGGAGGCGATGGGCCGCGGCGACGACCCTTTCTCCGATGCTCCGTTGGAGGCCCGGACGCCTATCAGCGTGGAGAAGCACCGGGCGGTGCTGACCCGGGAGCTGGGCATGGGCGAGCTGCTGGAGCGGCTGCTCGGCGGCCAGCGGGCAGCGCTCGACCGGGCGCTGGCCGAGGCCGGGGTGACCAAGGAGGCGGTGGACTGGTTCGTGCTGCCCCATCTGGGGCGTCCCAGGATGGAATTCCAGTTCTTCCAGCCCCTGGGCATCGCCCCGGAGCGTTCCACCTGGTCCTGGGGCAGCGGAGTGGGGCATCTGGGCGCCGGCGACGCCTTCGCAGGGCTGCACCACCTGGCCGTCGAGGGGCAGTTGCGGCCGGGCGGACTGTGCGCGCTGGTGAGCTCCGGCGCAGGCTTTGCCTGGACGGTGGCCGTACTGGAGATCGCCGGGCGCCCGTCCACGGGTGAGGACGAGGAGGTGTCGTGA